In one window of Deltaproteobacteria bacterium DNA:
- the uvrA gene encoding excinuclease ABC subunit UvrA: protein MSGEPVEIVVRGACEHNLKSLNVRIPRNRLVVLTGLSGSGKSSLAFDTLYAEGQRRYVESLSAYARQFLDQMKKPEVDSIEGLSPAISIEQKTTSRNPRSTVGTVTEIYDYLRLLFARIGVPHCVNCGKPIQAQTVKQMCDRVLALPEGTRVQVLSPVVRGRKGEYKKELREFARQGFVRVRIDGEDHQLDSPPELDRKKRHDIDLVVDRLVIRGDVGKRLADSFETALRASSGFAKVDIGPGQEEVLFSELAACMDCGASFPEINPRLFSFNSPQGACPECDGLGTKDFFDPELLVPDASISIADGAIAPFKGRGHASRYYAAMLRSLATHYGFSLDTPWRKLSAEARAQILNGNDEKVTFRFGRSRKWSFDRSWSGVVGLLDKRYRETESDLVREGLRQYMSNTACTACAGARLRPEARSVFVGATTLPQVCALSVAQAVQFFTNLKLGKQDLLIAERLLREIRERLAFLQNVGLEYLTRDRTAGTLSGGESQRIRLATQVGSALAGVLYILDEPSIGLHARDNDRLLRTLVSLRDTGNTVLVVEHDEETIRAADWVIDMGPGAGRHGGEIVAEGRPEDIEKEARSLTGQFLSGARRIPVPEKRRPGSDKFVTIVGASENNLRDVTVRIPLGVMTVVTGVSGSGKSTLINDTLYKALAHELFEAKDKPGKHKKIDGLAHLDKVIDVSQDPIGRTSRSNPATYTGIFTGIRELFTQLPESRQRGYAPGRFSFNVKGGRCEACQGDGILRIEMHFLPDVYVTCEECQGKRYNPQTLEVKYKGKSIADVLEMTVDEAFEFLEHIPGVRSGLATLAEVGLGYVHLGQQATTLSGGEAQRIKLAKELSKRATGRTMYILDEPTTGLHFADVEKLLDVIHKLVDRGNTVVVIEHNLDVIKTADHIIDLGPEGGDKGGEVIATGTPEEVANDPLSYTGQALRPIVFRS from the coding sequence GTGAGCGGAGAACCTGTAGAGATCGTCGTCCGGGGCGCGTGCGAGCACAACCTGAAGTCGCTGAACGTGCGCATCCCGCGCAACCGCTTGGTCGTGCTCACGGGGCTCTCGGGCTCGGGCAAGAGCTCGCTCGCGTTCGACACGCTCTACGCCGAGGGGCAGCGCCGCTACGTCGAGAGCCTGTCGGCCTACGCGCGGCAGTTCCTCGACCAGATGAAGAAGCCCGAGGTCGACTCGATCGAGGGCCTCTCGCCCGCGATCTCGATCGAGCAGAAGACCACCAGCCGCAACCCGCGCTCGACCGTCGGCACGGTCACCGAGATCTACGACTACCTGCGACTGCTCTTCGCGCGGATCGGCGTGCCGCACTGCGTGAACTGCGGCAAGCCGATCCAGGCGCAGACCGTGAAGCAGATGTGCGACCGCGTGCTCGCGCTCCCCGAGGGCACGCGCGTGCAGGTGCTCTCGCCGGTCGTGCGCGGCCGCAAAGGCGAGTACAAGAAGGAGCTGCGCGAGTTCGCGCGACAGGGCTTCGTGCGCGTTCGCATCGACGGCGAGGACCACCAGCTCGATTCGCCGCCGGAGCTCGACCGCAAGAAGCGCCACGACATCGACCTGGTGGTCGACCGTCTGGTGATCCGCGGCGACGTCGGAAAGCGGCTGGCGGATTCGTTCGAGACGGCGCTACGAGCGAGCTCGGGCTTCGCGAAGGTCGACATCGGGCCGGGCCAGGAAGAGGTCCTCTTCTCCGAGCTCGCCGCGTGCATGGACTGCGGCGCGAGCTTCCCCGAGATCAATCCGCGCTTGTTCTCTTTCAACAGCCCGCAGGGCGCCTGCCCCGAGTGCGACGGCCTGGGCACGAAGGACTTCTTCGACCCGGAGCTGCTCGTTCCCGACGCTTCGATCTCGATCGCGGACGGCGCGATCGCGCCGTTCAAGGGCCGCGGACACGCCTCGCGCTACTACGCCGCGATGCTGCGCTCGCTCGCCACGCACTACGGGTTCTCGCTCGACACGCCGTGGAGGAAGCTCTCGGCCGAGGCGCGCGCGCAGATCCTGAACGGCAACGACGAGAAGGTGACCTTCCGCTTCGGGCGCAGCCGCAAGTGGAGCTTCGACCGCAGCTGGTCGGGGGTCGTGGGCCTGCTCGACAAGCGCTACCGCGAGACCGAGAGCGATCTCGTGCGCGAGGGGCTGCGCCAGTACATGAGCAACACCGCCTGCACGGCCTGTGCGGGCGCGCGCCTGCGCCCAGAGGCGCGCTCGGTCTTCGTCGGCGCGACCACGCTGCCGCAGGTCTGCGCGCTCTCGGTCGCGCAGGCGGTGCAGTTCTTCACGAACCTGAAGCTCGGCAAGCAGGACCTGTTGATCGCCGAGCGGCTGCTGCGCGAGATCCGCGAGCGACTCGCGTTCCTGCAGAACGTCGGGCTCGAGTATCTGACGCGCGACCGCACCGCCGGCACGCTCTCGGGCGGCGAGAGCCAGCGCATCCGCCTGGCGACGCAGGTGGGCTCGGCGCTGGCGGGAGTGCTCTACATCCTGGACGAGCCGTCGATCGGGCTGCACGCGCGCGACAACGACCGGCTGCTGCGCACGCTGGTCTCGCTGCGCGACACCGGCAACACCGTGCTCGTGGTCGAGCACGACGAGGAGACCATCCGCGCCGCCGATTGGGTGATCGACATGGGGCCGGGCGCGGGCCGGCACGGCGGCGAGATCGTGGCCGAAGGCCGACCCGAGGACATCGAGAAGGAGGCGCGCTCGCTCACCGGCCAGTTCCTCTCCGGCGCGCGCAGGATCCCCGTGCCCGAGAAGCGCCGACCCGGCTCCGACAAGTTCGTGACCATCGTCGGCGCGAGCGAGAACAACCTGCGCGACGTGACGGTGCGCATTCCGCTCGGCGTGATGACGGTGGTGACGGGCGTCTCGGGCAGTGGCAAGTCGACACTGATCAACGACACCCTGTACAAGGCGCTCGCGCACGAGCTCTTCGAGGCCAAGGACAAGCCCGGCAAGCACAAGAAGATCGATGGGCTTGCACACCTCGACAAGGTGATCGACGTCTCGCAGGACCCGATCGGGCGAACCTCGCGCTCGAATCCGGCCACCTACACGGGGATCTTCACGGGGATCCGCGAGCTCTTCACGCAGCTTCCCGAGAGCCGCCAGCGCGGCTACGCGCCGGGCCGCTTCTCGTTCAACGTGAAGGGCGGGCGCTGCGAAGCCTGCCAGGGCGACGGCATCCTGCGCATCGAGATGCACTTCCTGCCCGACGTGTACGTGACCTGCGAGGAGTGCCAGGGCAAGCGCTACAACCCGCAGACGCTCGAAGTGAAGTACAAGGGCAAGTCGATCGCCGACGTGCTCGAGATGACCGTCGACGAGGCGTTCGAGTTCCTGGAGCACATCCCGGGCGTGCGAAGCGGTCTGGCGACGCTGGCCGAGGTGGGGCTCGGCTACGTGCACCTGGGCCAGCAGGCGACCACGCTCTCGGGCGGCGAGGCGCAGCGGATCAAGCTCGCAAAGGAGCTCTCGAAGCGCGCCACCGGCCGCACGATGTACATCCTGGACGAGCCGACCACCGGACTGCACTTTGCCGACGTGGAGAAGCTTCTCGACGTGATTCACAAGCTGGTCGACCGCGGCAACACGGTGGTGGTGATCGAGCACAATCTCGACGTGATCAAGACGGCGGACCACATCATCGATCTCGGGCCCGAGGGCGGCGACAAGGGCGGCGAGGTGATCGCGACCGGCACGCCGGAAGAGGTCGCCAACGACCCGCTCTCCTACACCGGACAGGCGCTGCGCCCGATCGTGTTCAGATCATGA
- a CDS encoding CPBP family intramembrane metalloprotease, with translation MIPDRDAGARPPLTLEFAFVLALLAPLVHMVCVTVLLLIGFRGTVPVVGMAAVLAYGGMFTLCASRFREPPLERLALVRAPATAWLAVAFLAASVLLTSEIDNLVKAAFPPPLELTAAGEAPETPPFWGVMLAVVQIAVFPLAYELFFRGILQPLAVARLGLGLGIVLGALMSGVASGLIFGGVWGVAPAFANSLVLAVLRQASRSLWPSIALHALTGVITLGALYQVFGIAGFDDTTAAHTPLAWLLGAGALTGIGLALLRVASRGESAPAAPPEV, from the coding sequence ATGATTCCCGACCGCGACGCCGGAGCCCGCCCGCCGCTCACGCTCGAGTTCGCCTTCGTGCTCGCGCTGCTCGCGCCGCTGGTCCACATGGTCTGCGTGACGGTGCTGCTCCTGATCGGCTTTCGCGGCACGGTGCCGGTGGTCGGCATGGCCGCGGTGCTCGCCTACGGCGGCATGTTCACGCTCTGCGCTTCGCGGTTTCGCGAGCCTCCGCTCGAGCGGCTCGCGCTCGTGCGCGCACCGGCGACGGCCTGGCTCGCGGTCGCGTTCCTGGCCGCGTCCGTGCTGCTCACCAGCGAGATCGACAACCTGGTGAAGGCGGCGTTCCCGCCGCCGCTCGAGCTCACGGCGGCGGGCGAGGCGCCCGAGACGCCGCCATTCTGGGGAGTGATGCTCGCGGTGGTGCAGATCGCCGTGTTCCCGCTCGCCTACGAGCTCTTCTTCCGCGGCATCCTGCAGCCGCTCGCGGTCGCCAGGCTCGGGCTCGGTCTCGGCATCGTGCTCGGCGCGCTGATGAGCGGCGTCGCCAGCGGACTGATCTTCGGCGGCGTATGGGGCGTCGCGCCGGCGTTCGCGAACTCGCTCGTGCTGGCGGTGCTGCGCCAGGCGTCCCGATCGCTCTGGCCGTCGATCGCCCTGCACGCGCTCACCGGCGTGATCACCCTGGGCGCGCTCTACCAGGTCTTCGGCATCGCCGGCTTCGACGACACCACCGCAGCGCACACGCCGCTCGCCTGGCTGCTCGGCGCGGGCGCGCTCACGGGAATCGGCCTCGCGCTGCTGCGCGTCGCATCGCGCGGCGAGAGCGCGCCTGCCGCGCCGCCGGAGGTCTGA
- a CDS encoding alpha/beta hydrolase, whose product MSAAKPTRESVEFESRGQTCRGWLYRPAGPAGARVPAVVMAHGFSAVKEMFLPAFAERFAAAGCAVLVFDFRFLGASDGEPRGQVFPFEQHEDYRNAISWVTLAPGIDPARIGLWGSSYSGGHTLHLAAFDRRVKAAVAQVPAVRAWPLLLALLGRPGLDAFLAQISADRVERFKTGAVTEIPVVAKPGQPSVLAAPDAWEWFQRTGAAVAPSWRNAVTLESLEKMLEYDPPGAIELVSPTPLLVIGAKNDSLIPIEQLRAAVARAGEPKRYLELDCGHFDVYDTEPWFERAASAATDWFRQHLGAG is encoded by the coding sequence GTGAGCGCCGCGAAGCCGACACGCGAGAGTGTCGAGTTCGAGAGCCGCGGCCAGACCTGCCGCGGCTGGCTCTACCGCCCCGCGGGGCCGGCCGGCGCGCGCGTGCCCGCGGTGGTGATGGCGCACGGCTTCTCGGCGGTGAAGGAGATGTTCCTGCCCGCCTTCGCGGAGCGCTTCGCGGCCGCGGGCTGCGCGGTGCTGGTGTTCGACTTCCGCTTCCTGGGCGCGAGCGACGGCGAGCCGCGCGGGCAGGTGTTCCCGTTCGAGCAGCACGAGGACTACCGAAACGCGATCTCGTGGGTGACGCTTGCGCCCGGCATCGACCCCGCGCGCATCGGCCTCTGGGGCAGCTCGTACAGCGGCGGGCACACGCTGCACCTGGCCGCGTTCGACCGGCGCGTGAAGGCGGCCGTGGCGCAGGTGCCCGCGGTGCGCGCGTGGCCGCTTCTGCTCGCGCTTCTGGGCCGGCCCGGGCTCGACGCGTTCCTCGCCCAGATCTCGGCCGACCGCGTGGAGCGCTTCAAGACCGGCGCGGTGACGGAGATCCCCGTCGTAGCAAAGCCCGGCCAGCCCAGCGTGCTGGCCGCGCCCGACGCGTGGGAATGGTTCCAGCGCACGGGCGCCGCGGTCGCGCCGAGCTGGCGCAACGCCGTCACGCTGGAGTCGCTGGAGAAGATGCTCGAGTACGACCCGCCCGGCGCGATCGAGCTGGTCTCGCCCACGCCGCTGCTCGTGATCGGGGCGAAGAACGACTCGCTGATCCCGATCGAGCAGCTGCGCGCCGCGGTCGCGCGCGCGGGCGAGCCCAAGCGCTACCTCGAGCTCGACTGCGGACACTTCGATGTGTACGACACGGAGCCCTGGTTCGAGCGCGCCGCGAGCGCCGCGACGGACTGGTTCCGGCAGCACCTGGGCGCGGGCTGA